A stretch of bacterium DNA encodes these proteins:
- a CDS encoding alpha/beta hydrolase domain-containing protein: MFRFRSDSTIALLVPILLGLGVAFALPAIADPTAPVTVTRPPTEQGEAFVPGTRLVADLPQAYVEEEFFVEGAADLFNYQNDPPSGPTDLVEIAADLPYKTRLIVRRPADPHKFNGTVVVEWWNSTAGFDTAPVYDPSAEYFAREGIIYVGVTNSNQALDYLLGGCRLLGILPPSCGSRYSTLSLPDDGLAYEMMSQIANVLRNGGEAGPIPSAYRVKRVFQAGESQQAGSVITYASAFHEPGVTDGYFVQAGIRARRINGGPICGEDESPAFPDCTPRLAFPDTNVRTDLPVPVYQLITQTDFETLGFNVFGRQSDTPTYRYYEVAGGAHNTVHIDIEVIPAGVFGPAPVQLADLCANEINTTADGPVFVNNVLNALWERMERQARFGWPAPRGRVMDDQDGALVRDALGNVTGGVRLPSMEAPLATYGSMNFADPALPPPLDQFGALACFLSGSVFPFSEAQLEELYPRRFSYFGKVFWSTFSLRRQGLLLREDAFDILNAAFNADVGGGASH; this comes from the coding sequence ATGTTCCGCTTTCGTTCCGACTCCACCATCGCGCTGCTCGTCCCGATACTCCTCGGGCTCGGCGTAGCGTTCGCCCTTCCGGCCATCGCCGATCCGACGGCGCCCGTGACGGTGACGCGCCCCCCGACGGAACAGGGCGAGGCCTTCGTGCCAGGAACGCGCCTGGTCGCCGATCTGCCTCAGGCCTACGTCGAGGAGGAGTTCTTCGTCGAGGGTGCGGCCGATCTGTTCAACTACCAGAACGACCCCCCGTCCGGACCGACGGACCTGGTCGAGATCGCGGCCGATCTTCCCTACAAGACGCGATTGATCGTCCGCCGCCCCGCAGATCCGCACAAGTTCAACGGAACCGTGGTCGTAGAGTGGTGGAACTCGACCGCCGGCTTCGACACGGCACCCGTCTACGATCCGTCCGCCGAATACTTCGCCCGCGAAGGGATCATCTACGTCGGCGTGACGAACTCCAACCAGGCACTCGACTATCTGCTCGGCGGGTGTCGTCTGCTCGGGATCCTCCCGCCGAGCTGCGGGAGCCGATACTCGACGCTCAGCCTGCCCGACGACGGGTTGGCCTACGAGATGATGAGCCAGATCGCGAACGTCCTCAGGAACGGCGGCGAAGCCGGGCCGATTCCTTCCGCCTACCGCGTCAAGCGAGTCTTTCAGGCCGGTGAGTCCCAACAGGCCGGGTCCGTCATCACCTACGCGAGCGCCTTCCACGAGCCGGGCGTCACCGACGGCTACTTCGTCCAGGCCGGGATCCGCGCGCGCAGGATCAACGGAGGGCCGATCTGCGGCGAGGACGAGTCGCCGGCCTTTCCCGACTGCACCCCGCGCCTGGCCTTCCCCGATACGAACGTTCGGACCGATCTACCGGTCCCCGTCTACCAGTTGATCACGCAGACGGATTTCGAGACGCTCGGCTTCAACGTGTTCGGCCGTCAGTCCGACACACCGACCTATCGGTACTACGAAGTGGCCGGCGGGGCGCACAACACCGTCCACATCGACATCGAGGTCATTCCGGCGGGTGTCTTCGGTCCGGCTCCGGTCCAGCTCGCGGATCTTTGCGCGAACGAGATCAACACGACCGCCGACGGGCCGGTCTTCGTGAACAACGTGTTGAACGCGCTCTGGGAACGCATGGAGCGACAGGCGCGATTCGGTTGGCCTGCCCCGCGCGGTCGCGTGATGGACGATCAGGACGGAGCGCTCGTTCGGGACGCGCTCGGCAACGTGACCGGCGGCGTCCGACTCCCCTCGATGGAAGCGCCGCTCGCGACCTATGGATCGATGAACTTCGCGGACCCCGCCCTGCCGCCGCCGCTGGATCAGTTCGGCGCCCTCGCGTGCTTCTTGAGCGGTTCGGTCTTTCCGTTTTCCGAGGCGCAGCTGGAAGAGCTCTACCCGAGGCGCTTCTCCTACTTCGGCAAGGTCTTCTGGAGCACGTTCTCCCTCCGTCGTCAGGGCCTGCTCCTGAGGGAAGACGCGTTCGACATCCTCAACGCGGCCTTCAACGCCGACGTGGGCGGAGGGGCGTCGCACTAG
- a CDS encoding fused MFS/spermidine synthase has translation MSESARPPLTAFPLLAAVLVSGAAGLSWEVLYQHHAALALGVSAYGTAVTLASMMAGMSLGGWLAARLARAGALERPLRAYGIAEVVIGLASLAVPPLLAGLASLDVGVWRSAPALAPFVRLAGTFVILIIPATAMGATIPIIAPAARRAGTSVATAYALNTAGAVVGILAVTFLVLPEVGVTRTAWVAAALNLAVGVFGLWVGGEGDDAEVERDVAWPAPRVLALAFLSGAAIFALEVSWFRSIRAALQSTTEAFAVTIAAFLTALSIGAALASLARRRDRDVVAFVLPVAGGAILVATPLIDALDRFTVPTLFESVAPTLFSVELGVQRFGWVLALTGIPAALLGTIFPSLLATHASTSGSGRLYIVNSAGAVIGSLVAGFLLLPSIGATRASWLVGLAICGATLLNPSRTRRSVVAAGLAAVVGLGAALSMEESSGRYRVQGHGWPEEGKVDFVREGADATTWVVDVEGTHLLVIDGFIASLEHGSSSYMPWMGHLPALAARNLERTLVICMGTGQTADAVRDHGPGHLDVVDLNAAVFDAAPLFSTNDGVLEDARVETTVMDGRAFLRRTEERFDLITLEPMPPNFAGSNHLYSTEFYELVRDRLAIGGVAAQWLPIHLISETDTLAIIGSFAELFPYTRLWQDPETKTGVLVGGLEPWDFSEATIPLDYSLAQIEKQILLDADEIRAISAGGPRVTDDNQRLSYGRDRFERGSAAGIGWSTQLSQRNTRMLLQARLRAR, from the coding sequence GTGTCCGAATCCGCGCGTCCGCCGCTCACCGCGTTCCCACTGCTCGCGGCCGTTCTCGTCTCGGGGGCGGCCGGTCTCAGCTGGGAAGTCCTCTATCAGCACCACGCGGCGCTCGCGCTCGGTGTGTCGGCCTACGGGACGGCGGTGACTCTGGCGTCGATGATGGCGGGCATGAGTCTCGGCGGCTGGTTGGCGGCGCGGCTCGCCCGCGCGGGGGCACTCGAGCGACCGCTCCGCGCCTATGGCATCGCCGAGGTCGTGATCGGATTGGCGAGCCTGGCCGTTCCGCCGCTGCTGGCCGGTCTGGCCTCGCTCGACGTCGGGGTCTGGCGGAGCGCGCCGGCGCTCGCCCCGTTCGTCCGTCTCGCCGGCACGTTCGTGATCCTGATCATTCCCGCGACCGCCATGGGCGCCACGATCCCGATCATCGCGCCGGCGGCGCGGCGCGCGGGGACCAGCGTCGCGACGGCCTACGCGCTCAATACGGCCGGGGCCGTCGTCGGGATCCTGGCGGTGACCTTCCTGGTCCTGCCGGAAGTGGGCGTGACCCGCACGGCCTGGGTCGCGGCGGCGCTCAATCTCGCCGTCGGTGTCTTTGGGCTATGGGTCGGAGGCGAAGGGGACGACGCCGAAGTGGAGCGCGACGTCGCCTGGCCCGCGCCGCGCGTGCTGGCTCTCGCCTTCCTGAGCGGCGCGGCGATCTTCGCCCTCGAGGTTTCGTGGTTCCGATCGATTCGCGCCGCGCTGCAGTCGACGACCGAGGCGTTTGCCGTCACGATCGCGGCGTTCCTGACCGCCCTCTCGATCGGCGCCGCCCTGGCGAGCCTCGCGCGTCGTCGCGATCGGGACGTGGTCGCGTTCGTCCTGCCCGTGGCGGGTGGGGCGATCCTGGTCGCGACGCCCTTGATCGATGCCCTCGATCGATTCACGGTCCCGACCCTCTTCGAATCAGTGGCGCCCACGCTCTTCTCGGTCGAGCTCGGAGTCCAGCGGTTCGGTTGGGTCCTGGCCTTGACCGGAATCCCCGCCGCGCTCCTCGGAACGATCTTTCCTTCTCTGCTCGCGACCCACGCCTCGACGAGCGGGAGCGGTCGGCTCTACATCGTGAACTCGGCGGGGGCCGTGATCGGTTCGCTGGTCGCCGGATTCCTGCTCCTGCCTTCGATCGGTGCGACCCGGGCCAGCTGGCTGGTCGGGCTCGCGATCTGCGGCGCGACGCTGCTCAACCCGTCCCGCACACGCCGGAGCGTCGTGGCGGCCGGGCTCGCCGCGGTGGTCGGGCTCGGCGCGGCGCTCTCGATGGAGGAGAGCTCGGGTCGCTATCGCGTCCAGGGCCACGGCTGGCCCGAAGAGGGCAAGGTCGACTTCGTGCGTGAAGGCGCGGACGCCACGACCTGGGTCGTCGACGTCGAGGGGACCCACCTGCTCGTGATCGACGGCTTCATCGCGTCGCTCGAACACGGCTCGAGCAGCTACATGCCCTGGATGGGGCATCTCCCGGCCCTGGCTGCGAGGAACCTCGAACGAACCCTCGTGATCTGCATGGGGACCGGGCAGACCGCGGACGCCGTCCGGGACCACGGCCCGGGACACCTCGACGTCGTGGATCTGAACGCCGCCGTCTTCGACGCGGCTCCGCTCTTCTCGACGAACGACGGCGTCCTCGAAGACGCACGCGTCGAGACGACCGTGATGGACGGCCGCGCGTTCCTGCGCCGGACCGAAGAACGCTTCGACCTGATCACGCTCGAGCCGATGCCCCCCAACTTCGCGGGCAGCAACCACCTCTACTCGACCGAGTTCTACGAGCTCGTGCGCGATCGTCTCGCGATCGGCGGCGTCGCCGCACAGTGGCTCCCGATTCATCTGATCAGCGAGACGGACACGTTGGCGATCATCGGAAGCTTCGCCGAGCTCTTCCCCTACACGCGCCTGTGGCAGGATCCCGAGACGAAGACGGGCGTCCTGGTCGGCGGCCTCGAGCCGTGGGACTTCTCCGAAGCGACGATTCCGCTCGACTACTCACTCGCCCAGATCGAGAAGCAGATTCTGCTCGACGCCGACGAGATCCGCGCGATCAGCGCGGGCGGGCCCCGGGTAACCGACGACAACCAGCGCCTCTCGTACGGCCGCGATCGCTTCGAGCGAGGGTCGGCAGCCGGTATCGGCTGGTCGACGCAGCTGAGCCAGCGGAATACGCGGATGCTGCTCCAGGCTCGCCTGCGGGCGCGCTGA
- a CDS encoding DUF1588 domain-containing protein: protein MVELVYEIIENPAYRHILLNHLPITGLAVATCVLAWGLIENRWRSIAFGLVLCAAMSASAIFVLQSGDAAYPLLFDELDGPGQAWLDDHAELAARWGRLIPANALLALVVLGIGWRSEAWRRPSGLAALVGCTISLGAAGVIASAGGHVRHPEFRAAAGDSAPVAARESEPAGSRVGMRRLTEAQYRNVVADAFGPGLEIAGRFEPENRRHGLIAVGSAQATITASGFEQYERMAIEIARQALEPDRREAWLPCRPQAADRPDPECVEAMLREVTPTLLRRPIDERDLRGRVALATEGTETFGDFWIGARAALASVMIAPDFLFRVETGAPDALGDGEETLSAASLASRLSFFLWNAGPDASLLEATLSGALETPEGYAAQVDRMIASPRFEAGVRALFSDIFQFDGFADLAKDPVRYPIFTARVAEHAREQTLRTVIEHLVVREGDYRALFTSRESFMTRILGPVYALPVRAESGWEAVTFGAGSGRGGLLTHASFNMLHAHAGRSSATLRGLFIREALLCERVPPAPADVDFGLFNADDSPEHRTARDRLEVHSTNASCRSCHKLTDPIGLALEPFDGIGRQRASENGAMIDPSGDLDGLDFADAPGLGAALADHDRLGACLARHAYQAAIGRAAKPSERRWLRTLEARFAEAGHRLAPLIREIVHAPGFRAAPTAKAPTTSLAGASGASDSIGEAL from the coding sequence GTGGTCGAGCTGGTCTACGAGATCATCGAGAACCCCGCCTATCGCCACATCCTCCTCAATCACCTCCCGATCACGGGTCTGGCGGTTGCGACGTGCGTCCTCGCCTGGGGCCTCATCGAGAACCGCTGGCGCTCGATCGCCTTCGGCCTCGTCCTCTGCGCGGCCATGTCGGCGTCGGCGATCTTCGTGCTCCAGTCCGGCGACGCAGCCTACCCCCTGCTCTTCGACGAGCTCGATGGCCCGGGGCAGGCGTGGCTCGACGACCATGCGGAGCTTGCGGCGCGATGGGGCCGGTTGATTCCGGCGAACGCATTGTTGGCGCTCGTCGTCCTGGGAATCGGATGGCGAAGCGAGGCCTGGCGCCGCCCTTCGGGACTCGCCGCCCTCGTGGGTTGCACGATCAGCCTGGGCGCCGCCGGCGTGATCGCCTCGGCCGGCGGCCACGTCCGCCACCCGGAATTCCGCGCCGCGGCGGGCGACTCCGCGCCCGTCGCCGCGCGGGAGTCGGAGCCCGCCGGGTCCCGCGTCGGAATGCGACGCCTGACCGAGGCCCAGTACCGCAACGTCGTCGCCGACGCCTTCGGCCCGGGCCTCGAGATCGCGGGCCGCTTCGAGCCGGAGAATCGACGCCACGGCCTGATTGCCGTCGGCAGCGCGCAGGCGACGATCACGGCGAGCGGCTTCGAACAATACGAACGCATGGCGATCGAGATCGCGCGACAGGCGCTCGAGCCGGACCGGCGCGAGGCGTGGCTCCCGTGCCGACCGCAGGCGGCGGATCGCCCGGATCCCGAGTGCGTCGAAGCGATGCTCCGCGAGGTCACGCCCACGCTCCTTCGTCGCCCCATCGACGAGCGGGATCTCCGCGGACGGGTGGCGCTCGCGACGGAGGGGACCGAGACCTTCGGCGACTTCTGGATCGGCGCGCGCGCCGCGCTCGCGAGCGTGATGATCGCGCCGGACTTCCTCTTCCGCGTCGAGACCGGCGCGCCGGACGCCCTCGGCGACGGAGAGGAGACGCTCTCCGCCGCGAGCCTGGCGTCGCGACTCTCCTTCTTCCTCTGGAACGCTGGTCCCGACGCCTCGCTGCTGGAGGCGACCCTGAGCGGCGCCCTCGAGACGCCCGAAGGCTATGCCGCGCAGGTCGATCGGATGATCGCGTCGCCGCGCTTCGAAGCGGGCGTGCGGGCGCTCTTCTCGGACATCTTCCAGTTCGACGGGTTCGCCGATCTCGCGAAGGATCCCGTTCGCTATCCGATCTTCACTGCGCGCGTCGCCGAACACGCCCGAGAGCAGACGCTTCGCACGGTCATCGAACACCTGGTGGTACGCGAGGGCGACTACCGAGCGCTCTTCACTTCGCGAGAGAGCTTCATGACCCGCATTCTCGGCCCCGTCTACGCCCTGCCCGTCCGCGCCGAGAGCGGGTGGGAGGCCGTGACCTTCGGGGCGGGGAGCGGTCGCGGCGGTCTTCTCACCCACGCCAGCTTCAACATGCTCCACGCCCACGCGGGGCGGAGCTCGGCGACGCTACGCGGCCTCTTCATCCGAGAGGCGCTGCTATGCGAGCGCGTCCCCCCGGCGCCCGCCGACGTCGACTTCGGTCTCTTCAACGCCGACGACAGTCCGGAACACCGGACCGCCCGCGATCGCCTGGAGGTGCACTCGACGAACGCCTCCTGTCGCAGCTGCCACAAGCTGACCGATCCGATCGGTCTCGCCCTCGAACCCTTCGACGGCATCGGTCGCCAGCGCGCGTCCGAGAACGGAGCAATGATCGACCCGAGCGGCGACCTCGACGGCCTCGATTTCGCCGACGCGCCAGGGCTCGGTGCCGCCCTGGCGGATCACGACCGCCTCGGCGCCTGCCTCGCGCGTCACGCCTACCAGGCCGCGATCGGCCGCGCGGCGAAACCGTCGGAGCGCCGATGGCTGCGGACGCTCGAGGCCCGCTTCGCCGAAGCCGGCCATCGCCTCGCCCCGCTCATCCGTGAGATCGTTCACGCGCCGGGCTTCCGGGCTGCGCCCACGGCGAAGGCGCCGACGACCTCGCTCGCGGGCGCGAGCGGCGCCTCGGACTCGATCGGAGAAGCGTTATGA
- a CDS encoding ATP-binding protein translates to MSTPIPEVRRMKRASLDLSPMEVLAALMEGTARSTGPAFFSSLVENLASVLHARHAIVGRIRDEGAAARVDTIAAWSNGLLLPNFSYELVGSPCENVLEQGCCVYPAQVCDAFPSDTLLEQMGVESYVGSALVASPGEPIGVLCVLDDEPLPPERHEMAQTILAIFASRAMAEIDRLDAHEHLMNQHRELEEVLEERTRELAEAHARLGRASRLAALGTLASGIAHEINNPLGSIRMASDELALDGESEEVRARAVDCLIDSVERCKSIVKGIKRFANDEAIEKIPLDANECIEAVVGASNRRLGEASPRVSIERLAPTAPIEANRIQIEQVIENLLCNAIETPGARRVTIRSTCEGDRVVIEVEDDGDGIDDTTLPRIFDPFFTTRLRAGGTGLGLSISHSIVEDHGGMIDVERLGRGSRFRVELPKASR, encoded by the coding sequence ATGTCTACGCCGATTCCCGAAGTGCGGCGCATGAAGCGCGCGTCGCTGGACCTCTCTCCGATGGAAGTCCTCGCGGCACTGATGGAGGGAACCGCCCGTTCCACGGGCCCCGCCTTCTTCTCGTCTCTCGTAGAGAATCTCGCGTCCGTTCTCCACGCCCGCCATGCGATCGTCGGTCGTATCCGGGACGAGGGCGCCGCGGCGCGCGTCGACACGATCGCGGCCTGGTCGAACGGCCTCCTCTTGCCCAACTTCTCGTATGAGCTGGTGGGTTCGCCCTGTGAGAACGTCCTCGAGCAGGGTTGCTGTGTCTATCCGGCGCAGGTCTGCGATGCCTTCCCATCCGACACGCTGCTCGAGCAGATGGGGGTCGAGTCCTACGTCGGGTCTGCGCTCGTCGCGTCTCCGGGCGAGCCGATCGGCGTACTCTGCGTTCTCGACGACGAGCCGCTGCCCCCCGAACGGCACGAGATGGCGCAGACGATCCTGGCGATCTTCGCCTCACGGGCCATGGCCGAGATCGACCGACTCGACGCTCACGAGCACCTGATGAATCAGCATCGCGAGCTGGAGGAGGTCCTCGAGGAGCGCACGCGCGAGCTCGCCGAAGCCCATGCGCGCCTCGGCCGCGCCTCGCGTCTCGCCGCTCTGGGGACCCTCGCGTCCGGAATCGCGCACGAGATCAACAACCCGCTCGGTTCCATCCGGATGGCTTCCGACGAACTGGCCCTCGACGGCGAGTCGGAAGAGGTACGAGCGCGGGCAGTCGACTGTCTCATCGACAGCGTCGAACGCTGCAAGTCGATCGTGAAGGGGATCAAGCGATTCGCGAACGACGAAGCGATCGAGAAGATTCCGCTCGACGCGAACGAGTGCATCGAGGCCGTGGTGGGCGCCTCGAACCGCCGCCTCGGCGAGGCGAGTCCCCGAGTCTCGATCGAACGTCTCGCGCCCACGGCGCCCATCGAAGCCAATCGCATCCAGATCGAACAGGTGATCGAGAACCTGCTCTGCAACGCGATCGAGACGCCCGGCGCTCGACGCGTGACGATTCGTTCCACCTGCGAGGGGGATCGGGTCGTGATCGAGGTCGAGGATGATGGCGACGGCATCGACGACACGACCCTTCCGCGTATCTTCGATCCCTTCTTCACGACGCGGTTGCGGGCGGGCGGGACGGGCCTCGGCTTGAGCATCAGCCACTCGATCGTCGAGGACCACGGCGGCATGATCGACGTCGAGCGGCTCGGGCGTGGGTCTCGCTTCCGCGTAGAGCTGCCGAAGGCGTCACGCTAG
- a CDS encoding universal stress protein, with the protein MSHRNPLGDREHAREALERHADLIVMGSRGLIGFKHVALGSVAVAVVRTASCLVLTVPPSAN; encoded by the coding sequence ATGTCCCACCGCAATCCCCTCGGCGACCGCGAGCACGCAAGGGAGGCGCTCGAGCGCCACGCCGACCTGATCGTGATGGGGAGCCGGGGGCTGATCGGCTTCAAGCATGTCGCTCTCGGCAGCGTTGCGGTCGCGGTCGTTCGGACGGCGTCCTGTCTCGTCCTGACCGTCCCGCCGTCGGCGAATTGA
- a CDS encoding LLM class F420-dependent oxidoreductase translates to MKIGLFAPLPADLATPEMAIEVASVAEECGFSSLWVPEHAVLFDEYAPSYPYSDDGRMPGGAGANVLDPFPVLSFFAAHTKRIRIGTGVLILPQRNPIYAAKEIASLDVLSGGRLDVGIGVGWLEEEMRALGTPWERRGARTNDYVSVMKALWSEDPSRYEGEFYSLPACRFAPKPVQKPHPPLIFGGESRPALRRIAEYGQGWNAAMKTPEQMVALLGELDGFLEERGRTRSELEITVMPGDALDASELAAYRDAGVDQVVALGAVPNAEAVRGVFEPLAESLVEPANEM, encoded by the coding sequence ATGAAGATCGGACTCTTCGCTCCGCTCCCCGCGGACCTCGCCACCCCCGAGATGGCGATCGAGGTGGCGAGCGTCGCCGAGGAGTGTGGGTTCTCCTCGCTCTGGGTGCCGGAGCACGCCGTCCTCTTCGACGAGTACGCGCCGAGCTACCCCTACTCGGACGACGGGCGGATGCCCGGCGGCGCCGGCGCGAACGTCCTCGACCCTTTTCCGGTTCTCTCCTTCTTCGCGGCCCACACGAAGCGGATCCGAATCGGGACGGGCGTGCTGATCCTTCCACAGCGCAATCCGATCTACGCAGCGAAGGAGATCGCCTCCCTCGACGTCCTTTCGGGTGGTCGCCTCGACGTCGGCATCGGAGTGGGCTGGCTCGAGGAAGAGATGCGTGCGCTCGGCACGCCCTGGGAACGTCGCGGCGCTCGCACGAACGATTACGTGTCCGTCATGAAGGCGCTCTGGTCGGAGGATCCCTCGCGCTACGAGGGCGAGTTCTATTCGTTGCCCGCTTGTCGCTTCGCACCGAAGCCCGTACAGAAGCCGCACCCGCCGCTGATCTTCGGCGGGGAGAGCCGGCCGGCGCTTCGACGGATCGCCGAGTACGGGCAGGGCTGGAACGCCGCCATGAAGACGCCGGAGCAGATGGTGGCACTCCTCGGCGAGCTGGACGGGTTCCTCGAGGAGCGCGGACGCACGCGGAGCGAGCTCGAGATCACCGTGATGCCCGGCGACGCGCTCGATGCGAGCGAGCTGGCCGCCTATCGCGACGCAGGCGTCGATCAGGTCGTGGCGCTGGGGGCCGTCCCGAATGCCGAAGCGGTTCGCGGCGTGTTCGAGCCTCTCGCGGAATCGCTGGTCGAGCCCGCGAACGAGATGTAG
- a CDS encoding DUF2238 domain-containing protein, with protein MPTAPTAFDPDAHRRFATGVLAIFLVVFLALAWAPIYREDWLLENVLVFVLVPFFVVTFRRLPLSRISYVSLLLFLVLHEIGSHYTYAEVPYDAGFEAVFGRGLNDLVGWERNHYDRLVHFLYGVLITYPTREIFLRVANARGFWAYLFPLLVVMSSSLLFELIEWAAALVFGGELGMAYLGTQGDIWDSHKDSALATLGSLIASVAIAGIHAGLDRDFTREWVESLRVKDPMPLGEVAVERLRHEGDAPEATEEL; from the coding sequence GTGCCCACCGCTCCGACCGCGTTCGACCCCGACGCCCATCGCCGCTTCGCGACGGGCGTGCTCGCGATCTTCCTCGTGGTCTTCCTCGCGCTCGCCTGGGCGCCGATCTACCGGGAGGACTGGCTGCTCGAGAACGTCCTGGTCTTCGTGCTGGTTCCGTTCTTCGTCGTCACGTTTCGCCGGCTTCCCCTGTCGCGGATCTCGTACGTCTCGCTCCTGCTCTTCCTCGTGCTGCACGAGATCGGCTCGCACTACACCTACGCGGAGGTGCCCTACGACGCCGGCTTCGAGGCGGTCTTCGGCCGGGGGCTCAACGACCTGGTCGGCTGGGAGCGCAATCACTACGACCGGCTCGTGCACTTCCTCTACGGCGTCCTGATCACGTATCCGACGCGTGAGATCTTCCTTCGCGTCGCGAACGCGCGCGGCTTCTGGGCGTACCTCTTTCCGCTGCTCGTCGTGATGTCGAGCTCGCTGCTCTTCGAGCTGATCGAGTGGGCCGCCGCGCTCGTCTTCGGGGGCGAGCTGGGCATGGCCTACCTCGGGACCCAGGGCGACATCTGGGACTCCCACAAGGACAGCGCCCTTGCGACCCTCGGTTCTCTGATCGCCTCGGTCGCGATCGCCGGGATCCACGCGGGCCTCGACCGGGACTTCACCCGGGAGTGGGTCGAGAGCCTGCGCGTGAAGGACCCGATGCCGCTGGGCGAAGTCGCGGTCGAGCGCTTGAGGCACGAGGGTGACGCGCCGGAGGCGACAGAGGAGCTCTAG
- a CDS encoding aspartyl/asparaginyl beta-hydroxylase domain-containing protein, translating into MSTRFRKIEFDVDIAAILSEIDAHPEIWTADPRRQAEVAVQRETETVAITLHPGAANFRDERRRRPLGYLGHPTDAAERLPMVQAFVDRLTRRSHGRVGRAALVRLRPHGRVYQHVDRGLYYHLRDRYHLVLRSPLGSRLRAESEEVRMREGELWWFDNRLPHEAFNDADEPRIHLIVDVLCPGSLFRFLVRIVSRPGVTLGAVGRRVRKIVSRLSTTQG; encoded by the coding sequence ATGTCGACTCGCTTCCGTAAGATCGAATTCGACGTCGACATCGCCGCGATCCTCTCGGAGATCGATGCGCACCCCGAGATCTGGACCGCGGACCCGCGTCGCCAGGCCGAGGTGGCGGTCCAGCGCGAGACGGAGACGGTCGCGATCACGCTCCATCCGGGCGCCGCGAACTTTCGTGACGAACGTCGCCGCCGTCCGCTCGGCTACCTCGGTCACCCGACGGACGCCGCCGAACGGCTCCCGATGGTCCAGGCCTTCGTCGATCGGCTCACGCGTCGTTCGCACGGTCGCGTCGGCCGCGCTGCCCTGGTCCGGCTGCGCCCGCATGGACGTGTGTACCAACACGTCGACCGCGGCCTCTACTACCACCTTCGCGACCGCTACCACCTGGTCTTGCGGAGTCCGCTCGGGAGTCGGCTTCGAGCCGAGTCGGAAGAGGTGCGGATGCGTGAGGGGGAGCTCTGGTGGTTCGACAATCGACTGCCCCACGAGGCGTTCAACGATGCGGATGAGCCGAGAATCCATCTGATCGTGGACGTCCTCTGTCCCGGGTCGCTGTTCCGCTTCCTCGTTCGGATCGTCTCGCGGCCGGGCGTGACGCTGGGAGCGGTCGGTCGTCGCGTTCGCAAGATCGTGTCTCGTCTCTCGACGACGCAGGGCTGA